Part of the Pseudarthrobacter sp. NBSH8 genome is shown below.
ACGTGTGTCCATCGCGTTGGCGGAACGTCTTCACGGTGGCTTCATCGTCCAGCAGGGCCGCGACGATATCGCCGTTGGCGGCGTCGGCCTGGCGGCGGACCACTACCCAGTCGCCGTCGCAGATGGCAGCGTCCACCATGGAGTCGCCGGCCACGCGCAGCATAAAAAGTTCACCCTGGCCCACGAGCTGCCGCGGCAGGGGCATCACGTCTTCCACCACCTGGTCGGCAAGGATGGGCCCGCCCGCCGCGATCCGGCCCACCAGCGGCACCATGGCGGTGTCCATGGCGGAGGGAAGTTCGGTGACCGTTCCGCCGAGGCCGTGCAGGACTGAGGGCTTGGTAGTCCCCTTGGACTTAGTGGACCCGCCATCCAGCGTCAACGGCATGAGGACCTCCATGGCACGCGGACGTTTGGGGTCCCGGCGCAGGTATCCCAGCTTTTCCAGCTGCGACAGCTGGTGGGTCACGCTGGACAAACTCGCCAGGCCCACGGTGTCGCCGATTTCACGCATCGACGGCGGATAGCCGTTGTCATTCACCGAGCGCTGGATGGTCTCAAGGATCTTCTTCTGGCGGGCGGTGAGCCCCTTGGGGGTCCGTTGGGGCTGGCGGCGCGGTGTCGCCTTGCCCCCGGCGGCTGGTGCTGCCATGTTCGCCAATGCCTTTCGGTTGCCCGGATCCGCTCCGGCCGCTGGTGCCTGGAACGCCCCGGGGCTGGTGTCGGAGTTGATTGTCAGACCCTGCTGATCAACTACAGAGGTGGTTGTTCTTTGATCCAAACGTAGGCCAGCCACAGGGCTTTTTCAAACATTTGTTCTAGCGAGTCTCGACAATATTCGTTGATAAGTGCTAAAAATGAAGAAGCAAAGTTCGAACATGTGTTCTACTCGTTGCTTGCGGATTCGAATACTCGAATTTATGGACGGCCCAGGCCGGCACCGGCAAGTGGACGCGGAGGACGCGCCGGGCAGCACAGTATGGTCCAGGAGGGCTCATTTCATGTCAGCTATATCTGCTTCGCAGGACTCGCGTCCGCAGCTCGTTTCCGTGCAGGACCTCACCGCGCGGCAGTGGTCCGGGCCCCTGCCGGCTTCGGGTGCGGCGCCCAGGCAGCGCAGGGAATCTTTGCCGCCGCTGCGCCTGACCCGCAGGGGACGGATTGTCCTCATTGGCATCCCGCTGGTGATCCTGGCCGCAATCCTGCTTTCGCTGGCAGGTTTCCTCAACGCACCGGCGAAGGCTGCCGACTCTGCCGCCGACCTGTCCTTGACGCCAACTGTGTCGGTTACGGTCCAGGCCGGGCAGTCCCTCTGGGCCATCGCCAGTACCGTTGCGCCCGAGCGTGATCCCCGTGATGTCATCGCGGATATTGCTCAATTGAACAATCTTTCCGCCGGCGGCGTTGTCCCCGGACAGCAGCTCTTCGTCCCCACGAAGTAGGGAGGTTCCAGGCTCTGGAACGTGCCGCCGCAGGCCGTCACATTTTCCGGCCGTCTGCTTCGGACCTAAACTGTTCAGGTGAATGACCAGCTAGAGCGTCTGAACAGACTTCCCCTCCGGACCAACCTCCGCGGGCTAACCCCGTATGGTGCCCCGCAGTTGGATGTACCTATCCTGCTGAACGTCAACGAAAACACCCATGGGGTCCCGGCGGACGTCCGGGCCGCGATCAGTGTGGCCGTGACGGAGGCCGCGGCAGGACTCAACCGCTACCCGGACCGTGAGTTCACCGAACTCCGGGAAGCGCTGGCCGAATACCTCGGCCACGGTCTTGATGCCACCAATATTTGGGCAGCCAACGGATCCAATGAGGTCCTCCAGCAGATTCTCCAGGCGTTCGGCGGACCCGGGCGCACGGCCCTGGGATTCCCGCCCACGTATTCCATGTACCCGCTCCTGGCCAGCGGCACCGACACCGGGTACATTATTGGGCAGCGCGCCGATGACTACGGGCTCAGTGCAGAATCGGCTGCCTTGCAGGTCAAGGAGCTTCAGCCCAACATAGTTTTCCTGTGCTCACCGAACAACCCAACCGGCACCGGCCTGGGCCTGGATGTTGTGGAGGCCGTGTACGCGGCCGGCGAGGCCAGCCAGACCATTGTGATCGTTGACGAGGCCTACCACGAGTTCGCCCACGACGGAACGTACAGCGCCCTGACCCTGCTGCCCGGCAGGGAACGCCTCATTGTGTCCCGCACCATGAGCAAGGCGTTCGCCCTCGCGGGTGCACGCCTGGGCTACATGGCCGCCGCCCCCGAGGTCACGGACGCACTCCGCCTGGTTCGGCTGCCGTACCACCTCTCGGCCATCACCCAGGCAACAGCCCTTGCCGCCCTCCAGCACCGCACTGCCCTGATGGCCGATGTCGAGGACATCAAGGAACAGCGCGACCGCATCGTTTCGGAGCTGACCCGCATGGGCCTCAAACCTGCCGCCTCGGATTCGAACTATGTGTTCTTCGGCGGCCTCGACAACCCGCGTGATGTCTGGCAGCAGTTGCTGGACGACGGCGTGCTGATACGCGACGTCGGCAT
Proteins encoded:
- a CDS encoding LysM peptidoglycan-binding domain-containing protein, with product MSAISASQDSRPQLVSVQDLTARQWSGPLPASGAAPRQRRESLPPLRLTRRGRIVLIGIPLVILAAILLSLAGFLNAPAKAADSAADLSLTPTVSVTVQAGQSLWAIASTVAPERDPRDVIADIAQLNNLSAGGVVPGQQLFVPTK
- a CDS encoding histidinol-phosphate transaminase is translated as MNDQLERLNRLPLRTNLRGLTPYGAPQLDVPILLNVNENTHGVPADVRAAISVAVTEAAAGLNRYPDREFTELREALAEYLGHGLDATNIWAANGSNEVLQQILQAFGGPGRTALGFPPTYSMYPLLASGTDTGYIIGQRADDYGLSAESAALQVKELQPNIVFLCSPNNPTGTGLGLDVVEAVYAAGEASQTIVIVDEAYHEFAHDGTYSALTLLPGRERLIVSRTMSKAFALAGARLGYMAAAPEVTDALRLVRLPYHLSAITQATALAALQHRTALMADVEDIKEQRDRIVSELTRMGLKPAASDSNYVFFGGLDNPRDVWQQLLDDGVLIRDVGIPGHLRVTAGTETETTSFLTSLERILASQATLPA
- the lexA gene encoding transcriptional repressor LexA, translated to MAAPAAGGKATPRRQPQRTPKGLTARQKKILETIQRSVNDNGYPPSMREIGDTVGLASLSSVTHQLSQLEKLGYLRRDPKRPRAMEVLMPLTLDGGSTKSKGTTKPSVLHGLGGTVTELPSAMDTAMVPLVGRIAAGGPILADQVVEDVMPLPRQLVGQGELFMLRVAGDSMVDAAICDGDWVVVRRQADAANGDIVAALLDDEATVKTFRQRDGHTWLLPQNTQYEPILGDHATIMGKVVSVLRSL